Proteins from a genomic interval of Flammeovirgaceae bacterium SG7u.111:
- a CDS encoding pectate lyase encodes MRQLIIILSFMLSMNSYAQQLAFPTAEGYGKFSKGGRGGAVYEVTNLNDSGKGSLREACEAEGARTVVFRVSGTIILDSPLSIKHPYITIAGQTAPGDGICIRKYPLTIGADHVIIRYLRVRFGDESGTDSDAISSRYTKHIILDHVSASWSVDECLSIYHCDSITVQWCIISESMSQSNHVKGSHGFGGIWGSNNGTYHHNLLAHHSSRNPRMASGSGNTDYRNNVIYNWGYQSLYGGEKQQKGNDKFNFSTFNIVANYYKPGPATMPGEIMYRIANPSFRNDEDYGKWFIAENIIEGNEEVSADNWNGGVQTKIPFGKIKLEKPWASMAINQHTADVAYKNVLENAGALLPKRDAVDARILKEVKGGFATYEGKSYKTSHEVADTTLICGIIDTQNDAGGWPELKSKPAPKDTDHDGMPDKWEDKNQLDKANPDDRNKMTPDGYTLLEKYLNSIK; translated from the coding sequence ATGAGACAATTAATAATTATACTATCATTTATGCTAAGTATGAACAGCTATGCTCAACAATTGGCTTTCCCAACAGCTGAAGGGTATGGCAAGTTCTCAAAAGGCGGTAGGGGTGGTGCTGTATATGAAGTAACCAACCTGAATGACAGCGGTAAAGGAAGCCTCCGGGAAGCTTGTGAAGCAGAAGGAGCAAGAACTGTGGTCTTTAGAGTATCTGGTACTATTATTCTTGATAGCCCTTTAAGTATTAAACATCCTTATATTACCATAGCAGGTCAAACCGCACCAGGTGATGGTATTTGTATCCGTAAGTATCCGCTTACTATTGGAGCTGACCATGTAATTATAAGGTATTTGCGCGTGAGGTTTGGAGATGAATCTGGTACAGACTCAGATGCAATTTCAAGCAGGTATACAAAGCATATTATATTAGACCATGTATCGGCAAGTTGGAGTGTAGATGAGTGTCTATCGATTTATCATTGCGATAGCATAACTGTTCAGTGGTGCATTATTTCAGAGAGTATGAGTCAGTCGAACCACGTGAAGGGTTCTCATGGCTTTGGTGGTATATGGGGCAGTAATAATGGAACCTATCATCACAACCTATTGGCGCATCATTCGAGTCGCAATCCACGCATGGCTTCTGGCTCGGGTAATACCGATTACCGGAATAATGTAATTTATAATTGGGGCTACCAAAGTCTTTATGGAGGTGAAAAACAGCAAAAAGGCAATGATAAATTCAATTTTTCTACCTTCAATATTGTAGCAAATTATTATAAACCCGGGCCTGCCACAATGCCGGGAGAAATAATGTATAGGATTGCCAATCCATCTTTTCGAAATGATGAGGATTATGGAAAATGGTTTATCGCAGAAAATATAATTGAAGGCAATGAGGAAGTTTCTGCCGATAATTGGAACGGAGGTGTCCAAACGAAAATTCCCTTTGGCAAAATTAAGCTTGAAAAACCATGGGCATCTATGGCTATAAACCAACACACAGCAGACGTTGCCTATAAAAATGTACTTGAAAATGCTGGAGCGCTTTTGCCAAAACGTGATGCAGTAGATGCACGAATACTTAAGGAAGTGAAAGGTGGTTTTGCTACTTATGAAGGAAAGAGCTATAAAACTTCACATGAAGTAGCTGACACAACATTGATTTGCGGAATTATCGATACACAAAATGATGCGGGTGGGTGGCCAGAGCTCAAAAGCAAACCTGCCCCAAAAGATACCGACCACGACGGAATGCCGGACAAATGGGAAGATAAAAACCAACTGGACAAAGCAAATCCTGATGATAGAAATAAGATGACTCCAGATGGCTATACCCTATTGGAGAAATACCTTAACAGTATAAAATAA
- a CDS encoding DUF1593 domain-containing protein, with the protein MKRTSLKLLPFFLIIIFAAAISCTNNKAKTGIEIKPRVIVTSDGEIDDECSMVRFLLYANEWDVEGIVTSSSQYHWQGHKWAGDNWLEPYLEAYAEVYPNLTLHDKNYPTPEHIQSIAFLGNVAAEGEMDSITPGSEHIAKVLLDESDNRPIWIQAWGGTNTIARALKSIEEKHPEKMGYVANKLRFFFIWEQDSTYQSYIRPHWGKYNILTIVCDQFWAVAYQWDKIIPNDKIDYFKVEWMESNILEDHGQLCSLYKAYKGGDDNEGWRAGSPKQKGSFRSEGDSPAFIYTIPTGLGALESPDHGSWGGRYVKVRENTWLDPVHEPGYTYPEGRWFTGTAWGRGYMRNTYPENQGLMEEYFRPITRWADVLQNDFAARADWCVKPFDEANHQPVVILDHEANLKATTGATIQLSAKGTYDPDDDELNFNWWYYTEASDFEGSIEIVNANSQNASIIISEKGEQGQSIHIICEVTDNGSPQLTRYQRVIITI; encoded by the coding sequence ATGAAAAGAACAAGTTTAAAACTACTGCCATTTTTCTTGATTATAATTTTTGCTGCGGCCATTTCTTGTACTAATAATAAAGCAAAAACTGGTATTGAAATCAAACCACGTGTGATTGTAACCTCTGATGGAGAAATAGATGATGAATGCTCTATGGTTAGGTTTTTATTATATGCTAACGAATGGGATGTTGAAGGAATAGTTACATCAAGTTCTCAATATCATTGGCAAGGTCATAAATGGGCGGGTGATAATTGGCTCGAACCTTATCTTGAAGCATATGCTGAGGTGTATCCTAATCTTACTTTGCACGATAAGAATTACCCTACCCCCGAACACATACAATCAATAGCATTTCTTGGAAATGTGGCAGCAGAAGGCGAAATGGACTCTATCACTCCGGGCTCTGAGCATATAGCAAAGGTGTTGTTAGATGAATCGGACAATCGTCCAATATGGATTCAGGCATGGGGCGGAACCAATACTATTGCACGGGCACTAAAATCAATAGAAGAGAAGCATCCTGAAAAAATGGGGTATGTGGCCAATAAACTCCGCTTCTTTTTTATATGGGAACAAGATTCGACCTATCAGTCATATATTAGGCCTCATTGGGGCAAATACAATATCCTGACCATTGTCTGCGACCAGTTTTGGGCTGTTGCCTACCAGTGGGATAAAATTATTCCTAACGATAAAATCGATTATTTTAAAGTAGAATGGATGGAATCCAATATTCTGGAAGACCACGGTCAACTTTGTTCGCTATACAAGGCTTATAAAGGTGGCGACGACAATGAAGGGTGGAGAGCGGGTAGCCCTAAACAAAAAGGTTCTTTCCGGTCCGAAGGAGACTCGCCCGCTTTTATTTATACAATTCCCACAGGCTTGGGCGCACTAGAATCTCCTGATCATGGTAGCTGGGGTGGGCGGTATGTGAAGGTGCGCGAGAACACTTGGCTCGATCCGGTGCACGAGCCAGGTTATACTTACCCTGAAGGAAGGTGGTTTACCGGCACGGCATGGGGACGAGGTTATATGCGTAACACCTATCCAGAAAACCAAGGATTAATGGAAGAATACTTTAGACCTATAACCCGTTGGGCAGATGTCCTGCAAAACGACTTTGCAGCTAGGGCTGACTGGTGCGTGAAACCATTCGATGAGGCAAATCACCAGCCTGTTGTCATATTGGATCATGAAGCAAACTTGAAGGCTACAACAGGCGCTACTATCCAGCTAAGTGCCAAAGGAACATATGATCCAGATGATGATGAATTGAACTTCAATTGGTGGTATTATACAGAAGCCAGTGACTTTGAAGGAAGTATTGAAATAGTGAATGCTAATTCACAGAATGCATCAATCATAATTTCTGAAAAAGGAGAACAAGGGCAATCTATACATATTATTTGTGAAGTGACGGATAATGGATCGCCTCAGTTAACTCGCTATCAGCGTGTGATAATAACTATATAA
- a CDS encoding helix-turn-helix domain-containing protein has product MPKADRHNEIEINYFTEGSLTYLFQDAKIEIPPKSFTVFWGLIPHQIVDYTNTTPYYVCTIPLTIFLEWKLPATFVDKVFKGRILIEDKGDHSFYDEYMLKNWTKDFSINKDNKLILLEIHARLLRMSDRILSLPEDGNSKIYSSEINKVEQIALFIAQNYQQPIKTIDISKTVGLHPDYANVVFKKTFGTTINDYIIQERISHAKRKLITSDDSITNILYDSGFNSISRFNAAFRKVNKCTPREFKKRFQ; this is encoded by the coding sequence ATGCCAAAAGCAGACAGGCACAATGAAATCGAGATCAATTATTTTACCGAAGGCAGCTTAACCTATCTTTTTCAAGACGCTAAAATTGAAATACCGCCAAAAAGCTTCACCGTTTTTTGGGGGCTTATCCCCCATCAAATTGTCGATTATACCAACACTACCCCTTACTATGTTTGCACCATTCCATTAACCATTTTTTTGGAGTGGAAATTACCAGCCACCTTTGTAGACAAGGTTTTCAAAGGAAGAATTTTAATTGAAGATAAGGGAGACCACTCATTTTATGATGAGTATATGTTGAAAAACTGGACCAAGGACTTTTCAATTAATAAGGACAACAAGTTGATCTTACTGGAAATACATGCTAGGTTGTTAAGAATGTCCGATAGGATTCTGTCACTTCCAGAAGACGGTAATTCTAAAATATACTCAAGTGAAATAAATAAAGTTGAGCAAATTGCATTGTTCATTGCACAAAATTATCAGCAACCCATTAAAACGATAGATATTAGTAAAACAGTAGGGTTACATCCGGATTATGCCAATGTTGTTTTTAAGAAAACCTTTGGCACAACAATTAATGACTATATAATTCAGGAAAGAATATCACATGCTAAACGTAAGTTGATTACCTCTGATGACAGTATTACCAATATTCTATATGACAGTGGTTTCAATTCGATAAGCCGATTCAATGCCGCTTTTCGCAAAGTCAACAAGTGTACCCCAAGAGAATTTAAAAAGAGGTTTCAATAG